The genomic segment CAGACCCCTATAACCTGCTATTGAAGATACAATTGTTATTGTACCTTTTTTTCTATCTCTAAAATATTGTTCAACTGCTTTTATAGTATTTACAGTTCCAAAAAAATTAATTTTAAACACATCTTCTATTTGCTCTACATCAATTTCTTTTTCTTTTTTAGGGTTCCAAGTTCCTGTAGAAAAAAAACAAATATCTATATCTTGGTATTTATTTTTTATTTGTTCAAAAACATCAACACACTTTTGTTTATCAGTGACATCTAATGGATAGGCAGAAATATTTTCGTATTGATTAGATAGTTCATTTAATAACTCTTCTCTTCTAGCTGAAACAGCAACATTCCAACCCTTATTTGCAAATTTGATTGCTAAGGCTTTGCCTATTCCAGTACTTCCACCTGTGATCCAAATAGTTTTTTTATTCATAATTTTTTGTATATATTCTTAACATGCTCAGAAATAAATATTTAACTTTTATTTTATTTTTTATTATCACTTTCAGTTCCTCATTAATTGGAGGGTTAGCTACAGTCAGTTTTAAAGAACCTTGGTATTCAACATTAATCAAACCTTCTTTTAATCCACCTGATTGGGTATTTGGTCCAGTTTGGACTATCCTTTATTTAATGATGACAATTGCAATTTGGATGTATTGGCATTCTAAGAATAAAAATATGAATACAGTCTATATCTATTTTATACATTTAGTTTTTAATTCAGCTTGGAGCATAGTCTTTTTTGTCTATCACAACATATTTTTAGCTTTGGTTGTATTGTTAATATTGATTTCTTTAATCTTAGTTCTCATAGTTAGATTTAGACGTGTCAAAAAGATGAGTAGTTATTTAATGGTGCCATATTTACTATGGACCATCTTTGCTTTGATTTTGAATGTAAGCATACTAATATTAAATTAATATGGATGATGTTGTTATAATTGGTGGCGGAATAATAGGGGCTGCAACTGCATATTTTCTATCTAAAGAGGGAAGAAAAGTTAAAGTCATAGAGCGAGATCCAACTTATAAAACTGCCTCTTTTCCTTTGTCTTTAGGAGGTTTTAGAAGACAGTTTTTCCAAAAAGAAAATATATTACTAGGTAAATTTGCTAGAGAATTTATTTTTCAAATCCCAGAATTATTAAAAACTGAAAAAAATCCAAATCCAACCGCAAGCATGGTACCAAATGGATATTTATTGATGTTTGGTAAAGAACATGCGGAAGAGCAATATAGAGCATTAGAAAATCATAAAGCCTGTGATGCAGGTACAAAAAATATTTCAGGAGAAGAACTTTCAAAAATTTTTCCTTATATAAACTCTGAAGGAATTGAAACTGCGACTTACACTGATGATAAAAGTGAAGGCTGGATTGATCCTTTTTTATTTCATAGTGCTTTAAAAAGTAAAGCTATTGAACTTGGAGCAGAATTTATCAAAGGTGAGGTGAAAGATATTTCAGAAATTAATGCAAAAACAATTGTATCAGCAGCAGGTTGTTGGACTAAAAAATTATTAGAAGATATACCGGTTGTTCCTCAAAAGCATACTGTCTTTAGAGTTAAGTGCCCAACACATATTAAAGAGATGCCTTTGTCTGCTGATTTAACAACTGGAGTTTATTGGAGACCTGAAGGAAAAGAATATTTGGCAGGATCCCCTAAATGGACATTCGATGATTCAAATCTTGAACCAGCATGGGATGATTTTGAAGAAATTGTTTGGCCTGCTTTAGCAAAAAGAATACCTGCATTTGAAGAATTAAAATTAACAGGGGCATGGGCTGGTTTTTATGATCATAATAAATTAGATAGTAATGCAATTGTTGGAAAGCATCCTAAATATGAAAATGTTTATATGGCATCTGGGTTTACTGGTAGAGGTTTACAACAAGCACCAGGTATAGGTAGAGCTTTAACAGAATTAATCACTACAGGTTCTTATCAAACTATAGATGTAAGTGTGTTTGCTGTTGAAAGAGTATTAGAGCAAAAGGCTAGGCCGGAACCTTACGTATTGTAATTAAGTTCCACAAAAAGTTTGATATTTGCCATTTTTACTAGGCATTGGTTTTTGGTATTCCTCTAACATGTTATTGTCTTTATATGGATCTTTAATCACCTCTAGTAATTTATTAAGTGTTTCTAAATTGCCTTCACTTGCATCTTTTAAAGCTTCTTCAACTTTATGATTTCTTGGAATAAATATAGGATTAACAGATCTCATAAGTTCTAAGTATTTTTCTTTATCAGTATTATTTTTCTCTAATCTTTTTTTCCACTTAGTTTTCCAATTTAAATATTCCTCATTTTGATAAATAGGATCTTTAATGGATTGAATTTCCATTAAATTACAAAATGTATTGGTAAAATCAGCCTTATTGTTTTCCATCCAAGTTAATAGCTCAAAGATCAAATTTTTATCTTCTTTATCCTCACTAAATAATCCTAATTTATCTCTCATCATATTGAGCCATTTTTCTTCATACAATTTTTCAAAATTGTTTATCGTTTCTGTTGCAATCGAAATTGCTTTTTGCTCATCTTTATCAATTAAAGGGATTATACATTCTGCAAACCTTGCTAAATTCCATTTAGTAATTCGAGGTTGGTTATTGTAGGAATATCTTCCATGCTGATCGATTGAACTGAATACAGTTTGTGGGTGATATTGATCCATAAAAGCACAAGGGCCGTAATCGATAGTTTCACCACTAACTGTCATATTATCTGTATTCATTACACCGTGAATAAAGCCAACCCGCATCCAATTGATCACAAGTTCACATTGTTTTTTCATCAATAAATTCAATAAATCCAATGCTTTTGTCTCAGATTGTTTAATTTCAGGATAGTGACGTTCAATTGTGTAATTGAATAATGTTTTTAGATCATCTGGATTTTGAGTAGCTGCAATATATTGAAAAGTGCCAACTCGTATATGACTAGAGGCTACCCTTGTAAGTATAGCACCAGGTAACATTTGTTCTCTTATAACTTCTTCACCAGTTGAAACTACTGCAAGACTTCTAGTAGTTGGAATATTAAGTGCATGCATTGCTTCACTAATTATATATTCTCTTAGCATTGGACCGAGTACGGCTCTACCATCTCCACTTCTTGAAAATGAAGTTCTACCTGATCCTTTAAATTGAATGTCATAACGCTTTTGATCTTTATCTAAGTGCTCTCCTAGCATAACAGCTCTACCATCACCAAGCATTGTAAAATGACCAAATTGATGACCTGCATAAGCTTGTGCTATTGTTTCACTTCCATCGGGTAAATTGTTACCAGAAAAAATTTTTGCTAAATCAATTTCAGAAAATTTTGAAAAATCTAAATTTAGTTGCTCTGCTAAATTTTTATTTAAAATTACTAACTTTGGATCTTTAACAGGAACAGGTTTGATATTTTCTAAAAAGCTTTTAGGTAACTTTGAGTATGTATTATCAAAATGCCAACCTACGGTCATTTTAATTATTTAACTTCAGCTTGATAATCTTTAGGCTCAACTGTTGTTTTAAATTGATTAGAAATTTTTTGTACTTCAACTGATGAAACTTTGTATTCAGCACACATTGTCTCTTCATCTTTTCCATGACCAGTAACCATATTGACCATATGCTCAGGGAAATGGAATGTAGTAAATACAATTCCTTCTTTGACTTTATCTGTAACTTCGACTTTTAAAGCAACTTCACCTCTACCAGAATATAATCTTCCAATATCACCTGTATTTAAATCTCTTGCAGCTGCATCTTTAGGATGAACTAATAATAAATCTTCATTTACAATATTGATATTGCTTGTTCTTCTTGTCATCGTTGCTGCATTATAATGTTGTAATACTCTACTGGTTGTTAAAATTAATGGGTATTCTTTTTTATTGGTTTCAACTTCTGTCGATTCTTTCCAATCAAAATTTTTCAGTCTACCTTTTCCAAGTTTAAAAGTTTCAGTATGTAAAATTTGAGTATCCGTTCCATCTTCTTTAACTGGCCACTGTAAACCTAATTTTCCTAATCTTTCTCTTGTAACTCCTTTAAAGAATGGAACTACATCAGCGATCTCAGCTAACATTTTATCAGCATCATAAGTTGGTTGATCAAAACCTAACTTTTGCATCATGTCAGTAACAATAACACCATCAGGTTTTGTTCCAGGGAGTGGAGGTACTGCTCTATTTACTCTTTGAATTCTTCTTTCTGTATTAGTGAATGTTCCATCTTTTTCTAAGAAAGTTGTTCCAGGTAAAACAACAGTTGCAAGTTTTGCTGTCTCACTCATAAATATTTCTTGAACAACTAATAACTCTAATGAGTTCATTGCTTCAATGACGTGAGAACTATTAGGATCTGTTTGAACAATATCTTCACCAATAATCCAAAGTCCCTTTAATTCTTTCTTAATTGCAGCATCGAACATTTGAGGGATCTTTAATCCAGCTTTGGTTGGGTGTGTTACCCCATATTTTTCGCTGTAAAATCGTTGATTTTTCTCATCAGCTACCTCAAAATATCCAGCACCTTGGTGCGGTTGGCAACCCATATCGGCGGCACCTTGAACATTATTTTGTCCTCTAAGTGGATTTACTCCAACTCCTTTTCTACCAATATTTCCTGTAATCATTGCAAGGTCAGCAATTAACATTACTGTTTTTGAACCTTGCTCATGCTCAGTTACTCCTAAGCCATGGAACTCCATAGAATTTCTAGCAGTTGCATATGCAATAGCAGCTTCTTTAACTAATTGTTTATCAACTCCTGCAACTTTAGCTAATTGATCAACATCTTGTCTTTCAATTTCTTTGATAAAATTATCAAAACCTTCAGTTCTGTCTCTTACAAAATCTTTATTATATAATTTTGATTTAATAATAAAATGTAACATCATATTAAGTACCGCAACATTTGTTCCAGGTCTTAACTTGATATGGTAATCAGCAAGTTTAGCTAATTCAGTTGTAATTGGATCAAGGACAATTAATTTTTTACCCTTCATGACTTGTTGTTTAATTTTTGCACCTGTCACAGGATGTGCATTAGTTGGATTTGCTCCAATAACTAAAAATAAATCTGCATGATAAATATCTTCAGTAGAGTTTGTTGCAGCACCTGTTCCAAACGTTTGTTGCATACCCCAAGCAGTAGGTGAGTGACAAATCCTTGCACAGCAATCTATACTGTTGGTTCCAACAACAGCTCTAATCATTTTTTGAAAAATATAATTTTCTTCATTAGTACATCTAGC from the Candidatus Pelagibacter sp. HIMB1321 genome contains:
- a CDS encoding SDR family NAD(P)-dependent oxidoreductase, encoding MNKKTIWITGGSTGIGKALAIKFANKGWNVAVSARREELLNELSNQYENISAYPLDVTDKQKCVDVFEQIKNKYQDIDICFFSTGTWNPKKEKEIDVEQIEDVFKINFFGTVNTIKAVEQYFRDRKKGTITIVSSIAGYRGLPNSTGYGPSKSALNNLAESLYFDFKRFGVRVCLVSPGFIKTPMTDKNDFKMPFIKTTDYAADKIYDGLINKNVFEIHFPKSLTVILKILSFLPSKLYFSLVGQMTKHQKK
- a CDS encoding TspO/MBR family protein, producing the protein MLRNKYLTFILFFIITFSSSLIGGLATVSFKEPWYSTLIKPSFNPPDWVFGPVWTILYLMMTIAIWMYWHSKNKNMNTVYIYFIHLVFNSAWSIVFFVYHNIFLALVVLLILISLILVLIVRFRRVKKMSSYLMVPYLLWTIFALILNVSILILN
- a CDS encoding NAD(P)/FAD-dependent oxidoreductase; amino-acid sequence: MDDVVIIGGGIIGAATAYFLSKEGRKVKVIERDPTYKTASFPLSLGGFRRQFFQKENILLGKFAREFIFQIPELLKTEKNPNPTASMVPNGYLLMFGKEHAEEQYRALENHKACDAGTKNISGEELSKIFPYINSEGIETATYTDDKSEGWIDPFLFHSALKSKAIELGAEFIKGEVKDISEINAKTIVSAAGCWTKKLLEDIPVVPQKHTVFRVKCPTHIKEMPLSADLTTGVYWRPEGKEYLAGSPKWTFDDSNLEPAWDDFEEIVWPALAKRIPAFEELKLTGAWAGFYDHNKLDSNAIVGKHPKYENVYMASGFTGRGLQQAPGIGRALTELITTGSYQTIDVSVFAVERVLEQKARPEPYVL
- a CDS encoding protein adenylyltransferase SelO yields the protein MTVGWHFDNTYSKLPKSFLENIKPVPVKDPKLVILNKNLAEQLNLDFSKFSEIDLAKIFSGNNLPDGSETIAQAYAGHQFGHFTMLGDGRAVMLGEHLDKDQKRYDIQFKGSGRTSFSRSGDGRAVLGPMLREYIISEAMHALNIPTTRSLAVVSTGEEVIREQMLPGAILTRVASSHIRVGTFQYIAATQNPDDLKTLFNYTIERHYPEIKQSETKALDLLNLLMKKQCELVINWMRVGFIHGVMNTDNMTVSGETIDYGPCAFMDQYHPQTVFSSIDQHGRYSYNNQPRITKWNLARFAECIIPLIDKDEQKAISIATETINNFEKLYEEKWLNMMRDKLGLFSEDKEDKNLIFELLTWMENNKADFTNTFCNLMEIQSIKDPIYQNEEYLNWKTKWKKRLEKNNTDKEKYLELMRSVNPIFIPRNHKVEEALKDASEGNLETLNKLLEVIKDPYKDNNMLEEYQKPMPSKNGKYQTFCGT
- the fdhF gene encoding formate dehydrogenase subunit alpha, with protein sequence MSSEKRKIAYIDGKPYEIGANHTSILKFVKSYVGEKKVPTLCDDPNLAPYGACRVCSVEVALEKDGPTKVVASCHTPVAENQHIFTTNENLHSLRKNIVELVLTDHPMECDTCEVNNNCELQTVANDLGIKDHRYNSPKQHKGIPRDTSHDYMRMNLDNCINCGRCVRACDEIQGSFVLTMSGRGFESRITTDNDMMFGDSSCVSCGACAHTCPTDAISDVYQSKSAAIDKKVRTTCSYCGVGCNLETSIKDDKVVAIDTPKETEVNAGHTCIKGRYAFGFYDHPDRLKTPLIKRNGKFEEASWDEAYDFIKDEMQRITKNHGPDAFAGISSARCTNEENYIFQKMIRAVVGTNSIDCCARICHSPTAWGMQQTFGTGAATNSTEDIYHADLFLVIGANPTNAHPVTGAKIKQQVMKGKKLIVLDPITTELAKLADYHIKLRPGTNVAVLNMMLHFIIKSKLYNKDFVRDRTEGFDNFIKEIERQDVDQLAKVAGVDKQLVKEAAIAYATARNSMEFHGLGVTEHEQGSKTVMLIADLAMITGNIGRKGVGVNPLRGQNNVQGAADMGCQPHQGAGYFEVADEKNQRFYSEKYGVTHPTKAGLKIPQMFDAAIKKELKGLWIIGEDIVQTDPNSSHVIEAMNSLELLVVQEIFMSETAKLATVVLPGTTFLEKDGTFTNTERRIQRVNRAVPPLPGTKPDGVIVTDMMQKLGFDQPTYDADKMLAEIADVVPFFKGVTRERLGKLGLQWPVKEDGTDTQILHTETFKLGKGRLKNFDWKESTEVETNKKEYPLILTTSRVLQHYNAATMTRRTSNINIVNEDLLLVHPKDAAARDLNTGDIGRLYSGRGEVALKVEVTDKVKEGIVFTTFHFPEHMVNMVTGHGKDEETMCAEYKVSSVEVQKISNQFKTTVEPKDYQAEVK